Proteins from a single region of Ischnura elegans chromosome 2, ioIscEleg1.1, whole genome shotgun sequence:
- the LOC124153175 gene encoding uncharacterized protein LOC124153175 produces the protein MADEEDIRTKNLLLQQQCEALQQQLQLHIQQQQPFPEQSFAHVDRVVVRLPPFWSDNPSLWIAQVESQFALHRITSDVSKFNIIISQLEPRYAAEISDIITNPPAEGKFKKLKTELVSRISASREERIRQLLTQAEIGDRKPSQFLRYMRGLVGTETIPDTLLRTLWSGRLPSTIQTIIATQQNLPLDVIADLADKVFEVIPAPQVATVSTCTTDMNKRLDELSQ, from the coding sequence ATGGCTGACGAGGAAGATATCCGCACGAAAAATCTACTCCTGCAGCAACAGTGCGAAGCCCTCCAACAGCAGTTGCAACTTCATATACAGCAGCAACAACCGTTTCCAGAACAAAGCTTCGCTCATGTAGATCGCGTGGTCGTTCGCCTTCCGCCCTTTTGGTCGGATAATCCAAGTCTTTGGATCGCGCAAGTGGAAAGTCAATTCGCACTTCACCGCATCACGTCAGACGTTagcaaatttaatattattatttctcaacTTGAACCTCGGTACGCGGCTGAAATATCCGACATAATTACAAATCCTCCGGCTGAAGGCAAGTTCAAGAAACTTAAAACGGAGTTAGTTTCTCGCATATCTGCATCACGGGAGGAGCGAATACGCCAGCTACTCACGCAAGCGGAAATAGGTGATCGCAAACCATCGCAGTTCCTGCGCTACATGCGTGGTTTGGTTGGAACGGAGACCATACCGGACACCCTTCTAAGGACCTTATGGAGCGGACGCCTGCCCAGCACCATCCAGACGATAATTGCTACGCAGCAAAATCTTCCCCTGGATGTCATCGCCGACCTGGCAGATAAGGTTTTCGAAGTGATCCCTGCACCACAAGTAGCTACTGTGAGTACCTGTACCACTGATATGAATAAGCGCCTTGATGAACTGTCTCAATAA